Proteins from one Gemmatimonadota bacterium genomic window:
- a CDS encoding outer membrane beta-barrel protein yields the protein MMRHEGNPQVRGICLAIACLFSPLFAEGQVNVRLGGGPAMPIGDLADGTASAGPFLHGGVAIPVDEGYFLLIEGLHSRFGIKEAAFSHSNEGSANEGLASDADRTLTGGNVGLMIEGIADPVGFYGHGGVGWARATGWPDRFTGRSDRTAAGEDADSDTIDHSFMFVFGLGVNLTVSDHVRLSLEARYNHARNVFNESARWIPVTAFVVMHL from the coding sequence ATGATGCGGCATGAAGGGAATCCTCAAGTGCGTGGTATTTGTCTGGCGATCGCGTGTTTGTTTTCGCCGTTGTTTGCCGAGGGCCAGGTGAATGTCCGGTTGGGCGGCGGTCCCGCCATGCCCATTGGTGATCTGGCGGACGGAACGGCGTCGGCAGGTCCTTTTCTGCACGGTGGCGTGGCCATACCCGTCGACGAGGGTTACTTCCTGCTGATTGAGGGCCTTCACAGTCGATTCGGTATCAAAGAGGCGGCGTTTTCGCATTCGAATGAGGGGTCGGCTAATGAAGGGCTGGCATCGGATGCCGACAGAACGCTGACGGGCGGCAATGTGGGCCTGATGATTGAGGGGATCGCGGATCCCGTGGGATTCTATGGACATGGGGGTGTGGGATGGGCCAGGGCCACAGGTTGGCCCGACCGCTTCACGGGCCGATCCGATCGCACAGCCGCGGGTGAAGACGCGGACTCCGATACCATCGACCACTCGTTCATGTTCGTGTTCGGCCTGGGGGTCAACCTGACCGTCAGCGACCACGTGAGGTTGTCCCTGGAGGCGAGGTACAACCATGCGCGCAACGTGTTCAATGAAAGCGCCCGGTGGATACCCGTAACCGCCTTCGTGGTGATGCATCTGTAG
- a CDS encoding 4Fe-4S ferredoxin, protein MQYGFIIDNRKCIGCHACTVACKAEHEVPLGVNRTWVKYIEKGTYPNTSRHFSVMRCNHCEDAPCVEICPVTALYTRKDGIVDFDPRRCIGCKGCMQACPYDALYIDPDTHTAAKCNYCAHRVDIGLEPACVNVCPEHAIISGDMDDGSTEIAQLLAKEQVTVRKIEKDTKPRLYYIDGDKASLTPGETATSDNYMWSSQSDGVGHFARYIEERTAKADPEDMIRQLGGAGQDGQVGGGQNGDGGQVGGVAQTGAGDRASNGAGKDAAARRVYDAPDKGVLWGNDVAAYVWTKAISAGAFLLPFAASVLGHAVDPVLAWAGCTVALTFLLATTILLVSDLTQPKRFLYVLLRPQWKSWLVLGGYALTLYGLALTLWAAAMWTGRTGAAEIIGWITAALAVVTAVYTAFLFAQAKGRDFWQSPTLVLHMLLHAVLAGAAVFALVLLFGAPGEAWTDFLRTTLIAAVILNLLVIASEMLTPHPTADARKAVQAIVRGRYRGYFWGLGIAIGNLVPIVLAWIGGGPMLAAAGAGVLIGLYATEYVWVRAPQDIPLS, encoded by the coding sequence ATGCAATACGGTTTCATCATCGACAACAGGAAGTGCATCGGGTGCCACGCCTGCACCGTTGCGTGCAAGGCCGAGCACGAGGTGCCCCTCGGCGTCAACCGGACCTGGGTCAAGTACATCGAGAAAGGGACGTATCCGAACACGTCGAGGCATTTCTCCGTCATGCGGTGCAACCACTGCGAGGACGCCCCCTGCGTGGAGATCTGCCCGGTGACGGCGCTGTACACCCGGAAGGACGGCATCGTCGATTTCGATCCGAGGCGATGCATCGGATGCAAGGGCTGCATGCAGGCCTGTCCCTATGACGCCCTGTACATCGATCCCGATACCCATACGGCGGCCAAGTGCAACTACTGCGCCCACCGTGTGGACATCGGTCTCGAACCCGCCTGCGTGAACGTCTGCCCGGAACACGCCATCATCTCGGGCGACATGGACGATGGATCGACGGAGATCGCCCAGTTGCTCGCGAAGGAACAGGTGACGGTCCGAAAGATCGAGAAGGACACGAAGCCCCGCCTGTACTACATCGACGGCGACAAGGCCTCTTTGACGCCCGGGGAAACCGCGACGTCGGACAACTACATGTGGAGTTCACAGTCAGACGGCGTCGGCCATTTCGCCCGATATATCGAGGAAAGAACCGCCAAGGCGGACCCGGAGGACATGATCCGGCAACTCGGCGGGGCGGGACAGGACGGACAGGTTGGAGGCGGGCAAAATGGCGACGGTGGACAGGTTGGCGGCGTCGCACAGACCGGCGCCGGCGACCGGGCGAGTAACGGCGCCGGCAAAGACGCCGCGGCGCGCCGAGTCTACGACGCGCCGGACAAGGGCGTCCTGTGGGGCAACGACGTGGCGGCCTACGTGTGGACCAAGGCCATCTCGGCCGGGGCCTTCCTCCTTCCCTTCGCGGCGTCGGTCCTCGGGCATGCCGTCGATCCCGTGCTTGCCTGGGCCGGCTGCACCGTGGCCTTGACGTTTCTACTGGCCACGACGATCCTGCTGGTCAGCGACCTGACCCAACCCAAACGCTTTCTCTACGTGCTGCTCCGTCCCCAGTGGAAGTCCTGGCTCGTACTCGGCGGCTACGCCCTGACCCTCTACGGGCTGGCGCTCACGCTCTGGGCCGCGGCCATGTGGACCGGCAGAACCGGGGCAGCCGAAATCATCGGTTGGATCACGGCCGCGCTGGCGGTCGTCACGGCGGTATACACGGCCTTTCTCTTCGCCCAGGCCAAGGGACGGGATTTCTGGCAGAGCCCGACGCTGGTCCTGCACATGCTGCTCCACGCGGTGCTGGCCGGCGCGGCGGTGTTCGCCCTGGTCCTGCTGTTCGGCGCGCCCGGTGAGGCGTGGACCGACTTCCTGCGGACAACGTTGATCGCCGCAGTCATCCTGAACCTGCTGGTGATCGCGTCCGAGATGCTGACGCCCCATCCCACGGCAGACGCCCGGAAAGCCGTGCAGGCCATCGTCCGGGGCAGGTACCGGGGGTATTTCTGGGGGCTCGGTATCGCCATCGGCAATCTTGTTCCTATCGTACTGGCCTGGATCGGCGGTGGTCCGATGCTCGCCGCGGCGGGCGCGGGCGTGCTGATCGGTCTATACGCGACGGAGTACGTCTGGGTCAGGGCGCCGCAGGACATTCCGCTGAGCTGA
- a CDS encoding molybdopterin-dependent oxidoreductase, translating to MSMRHKPGLIESLAEKIGLIPNLHEEDGPDLPSLTEGGALTDYPPPDQWDDWVEYEAQDWPRQQPKRYMVVPTACFNCEAGCGMLSYVDKETMEVRKFEGNPYHPASRGRNCAKGPATINQIRDTDRILYPVRRSGARGSGEWERVSWDDALDDIAGRIRERLQQGANNEIAYHVGRPGAEGYIDRVLKAWGVDGHNSHTNICSSGARFGYALWHFFDRPSPDHANARFILLISAHLESGHYFNPHAQRIIEGMMKGAKLAVMDPRLSNTASMADHWMPTYPGSEAAVLLAMANVILQDGLYDAAFMKTWVNWQTYLEKEHPDGPRTFERFIEALKAVYSEYTPEFAEQESGVPAAQIVEIAREIGRAGSRFATHNWRSAGSGNAGGWAVARCLHFLNVLTGSVGTEGGTSPSGWNKFKPNVFDHPPDQKFWNELHFPKEYPLSHYEMSFLLPHFLKEGRGKLAVYFTRVFNPVWTYPDGFTWVEALRDEEKVGLHAALTPTWNETAYFADYVLPMGHASERHDIISYETHSGTWIGFRQPVLREARRRMGDPVTFTYEANPGEVWEEDEFWIELSWRIDPDGSLGIRDHFISPYRPGEKITVDEYYRYIFDHVDGLPEAAAEEGLSTLDYMRKYGAFEVEKTAYAKHLKQLDKETAAGAEVDPETNTLVAGGKTVGVMVDGTPRAGFPTPSLKQEFYSQTMVDWGWPEYAIPTYIKSHVHPDELDREQGEFPLVPTFRLPTLIHSRSGNAKWLNEISNRNPVWMHRQDADRMGVTTGDLVRVTTEIGHFVDRVWVTEAMKPGVVACSHHLGRWRRKQDADGNRWSVNLVDIQEASGGKWRMKVMDGIRPYESADRDSSRIFWRDGGVHQNITFPVHPDPVSGMHCWHQKVRIEKAREEDAYGDVMVDTEKSFEVYREWLDQTRPAPGPGGLRRPLWLNRPLRPAEETYYLPE from the coding sequence ATGTCCATGCGCCATAAACCGGGATTGATCGAATCGCTGGCCGAGAAGATCGGCCTGATCCCCAACCTGCACGAAGAGGACGGACCGGATCTCCCGAGTCTGACCGAGGGCGGTGCGCTCACGGACTACCCGCCGCCGGACCAGTGGGACGACTGGGTGGAGTACGAGGCGCAGGACTGGCCGCGGCAGCAGCCCAAACGCTACATGGTGGTGCCCACGGCATGCTTCAACTGCGAAGCCGGATGCGGCATGCTGAGCTACGTGGACAAGGAGACGATGGAGGTCCGCAAGTTCGAGGGCAATCCCTACCACCCGGCCAGCCGGGGACGCAACTGCGCCAAGGGCCCCGCGACCATCAACCAGATCCGCGACACAGACCGCATCCTCTATCCCGTGCGCCGCTCGGGCGCGCGGGGCAGCGGCGAGTGGGAACGGGTGTCCTGGGACGACGCGCTGGACGACATCGCCGGGCGGATCCGAGAACGCCTGCAGCAGGGCGCCAACAACGAGATCGCCTACCACGTGGGCCGGCCCGGCGCCGAAGGCTACATCGACCGCGTGCTCAAGGCCTGGGGCGTGGACGGGCATAACAGCCATACCAACATCTGCTCGTCGGGCGCCCGCTTCGGATACGCCCTCTGGCACTTCTTCGACCGGCCGTCGCCGGACCACGCCAACGCACGGTTCATCCTCCTCATCAGCGCCCACCTGGAATCGGGACACTACTTCAATCCCCACGCCCAGCGCATCATCGAAGGCATGATGAAGGGCGCGAAGCTCGCGGTCATGGACCCGCGGCTGTCCAACACGGCCAGCATGGCCGACCACTGGATGCCCACCTATCCGGGCAGCGAGGCCGCGGTGCTGCTGGCCATGGCCAACGTCATCCTGCAGGACGGCCTCTACGACGCAGCGTTCATGAAAACGTGGGTCAACTGGCAGACCTACCTGGAGAAGGAACACCCGGACGGGCCGCGCACCTTCGAGCGGTTCATCGAAGCGCTCAAGGCCGTATACAGCGAATACACCCCCGAGTTCGCCGAACAGGAGAGCGGCGTGCCGGCGGCGCAGATCGTGGAGATCGCCCGGGAGATCGGCCGAGCGGGGTCGCGGTTCGCCACCCACAACTGGCGCAGCGCGGGCAGCGGCAATGCCGGCGGATGGGCCGTGGCGCGGTGCCTTCATTTCCTGAATGTGCTCACGGGCAGCGTCGGCACAGAGGGCGGGACCTCGCCGAGCGGATGGAACAAGTTCAAGCCCAACGTCTTCGACCATCCCCCGGATCAGAAGTTCTGGAACGAACTCCATTTCCCGAAGGAATACCCCCTCTCCCATTACGAGATGAGCTTTCTCCTGCCCCATTTCCTGAAAGAGGGGCGCGGAAAGCTGGCCGTCTACTTCACGCGCGTATTCAACCCCGTATGGACATACCCCGACGGGTTCACCTGGGTCGAGGCGCTGCGCGACGAGGAGAAGGTGGGGCTTCACGCGGCCCTGACCCCCACGTGGAACGAGACGGCCTATTTCGCCGATTACGTGCTGCCCATGGGTCACGCCAGCGAGCGCCACGACATCATCAGCTACGAGACGCACTCGGGCACCTGGATCGGGTTCCGCCAGCCCGTCCTGCGCGAGGCGCGGCGGCGCATGGGCGATCCGGTGACCTTCACCTACGAAGCCAACCCGGGCGAGGTCTGGGAAGAGGACGAGTTCTGGATCGAGCTATCCTGGCGCATCGATCCCGACGGCAGCCTGGGGATCAGGGACCATTTCATTTCACCCTACCGTCCCGGCGAGAAGATCACCGTCGACGAATACTACCGGTACATCTTCGACCACGTGGACGGGCTGCCCGAGGCCGCCGCGGAAGAAGGGCTGTCCACCCTGGACTACATGCGCAAGTACGGCGCTTTCGAGGTGGAGAAGACGGCCTACGCGAAGCATCTCAAGCAACTGGATAAAGAGACGGCCGCGGGCGCCGAGGTCGATCCGGAGACGAATACCCTGGTCGCCGGCGGCAAGACCGTGGGGGTCATGGTGGACGGGACCCCGCGCGCGGGCTTCCCCACGCCCTCACTCAAGCAGGAATTCTACTCCCAGACCATGGTGGACTGGGGCTGGCCGGAGTACGCCATCCCCACCTACATCAAGAGCCACGTGCACCCCGACGAGCTCGACCGCGAGCAGGGCGAGTTCCCGCTGGTGCCCACCTTCCGGCTGCCCACGCTGATCCACTCGAGATCGGGCAACGCCAAGTGGCTCAACGAGATCTCCAACCGCAACCCCGTGTGGATGCACCGGCAGGACGCCGACCGGATGGGCGTCACCACGGGCGACCTGGTTCGGGTGACCACCGAGATCGGCCATTTCGTGGACCGCGTCTGGGTCACCGAGGCCATGAAACCCGGCGTGGTCGCCTGCTCCCACCACCTGGGCCGCTGGCGGCGCAAGCAGGACGCGGACGGCAACCGCTGGTCGGTCAACCTGGTGGACATCCAGGAAGCTTCCGGCGGCAAGTGGCGCATGAAGGTGATGGACGGGATTCGGCCCTACGAAAGCGCCGACCGCGACTCCTCCCGCATCTTCTGGCGGGATGGCGGCGTGCACCAGAACATCACCTTCCCCGTGCACCCCGATCCGGTGAGCGGCATGCACTGCTGGCACCAGAAGGTCAGGATCGAAAAGGCCCGCGAAGAGGACGCCTACGGGGACGTGATGGTGGATACGGAGAAGTCCTTCGAGGTGTACCGCGAATGGCTCGACCAGACGCGCCCCGCGCCCGGACCTGGCGGACTGCGCCGGCCCCTCTGGCTCAACCGCCCCCTGCGGCCGGCGGAAGAGACCTACTACCTGCCCGAGTAA
- a CDS encoding flavin reductase family protein: MKRGTIFKYIDFVGTMHHSGRQLPDRGKHPDKRGKMAFDQMEQRRIMGHFATGVTVVTTCYEDRPQGMTANAVASLSLDPPLILVSVDVKAQMNACLKASDCFAVNILTEEHEALSVRFAKHGPKDFTGIEYRTEVTGSPVIEQALAYVDCRVTNVLPGGDHDIFIGEIVAGDAGEGRPLVFYGGRYGKLSG, encoded by the coding sequence ATGAAACGCGGGACGATCTTTAAATACATTGACTTTGTCGGGACGATGCATCACAGTGGGAGACAGTTGCCCGATCGCGGAAAACACCCTGACAAGCGTGGTAAAATGGCATTCGATCAAATGGAACAACGGCGGATCATGGGGCATTTCGCGACCGGCGTGACCGTCGTAACCACCTGCTACGAGGACAGGCCGCAGGGCATGACCGCCAACGCGGTGGCTTCCCTCTCCCTGGATCCCCCGCTCATCCTCGTATCGGTGGACGTCAAGGCCCAGATGAACGCCTGCCTCAAGGCCAGCGACTGCTTCGCCGTCAACATATTGACCGAAGAACACGAAGCGCTGTCCGTGCGGTTCGCAAAGCACGGTCCGAAGGACTTCACAGGCATCGAATACCGGACCGAGGTTACGGGCTCGCCCGTTATCGAACAAGCGCTCGCCTACGTCGACTGCCGGGTCACCAATGTACTGCCGGGCGGAGATCACGACATCTTCATCGGCGAAATCGTAGCGGGTGACGCCGGTGAAGGGCGCCCACTGGTTTTCTACGGCGGCCGGTACGGAAAGCTCTCCGGCTGA
- a CDS encoding sigma-70 family RNA polymerase sigma factor: MLTILFRPFEGSGMRKDALTDDALVDAARDGSEDAFRALVERYEGRVATVVIRMLGNTPEAEDAGQETFIRFYRGLRGFRGQASVGTYLTRIAINLALTELKKRRRRSIFVPFKPPGREQDAPELDYADPAASADYDDTADRIQKALNRLKPEFRSVIVLRLMEGYSTKETAEILGLPIGTVLSRLRRSQEKLKRMLISSNRELVHETV; the protein is encoded by the coding sequence ATGCTGACCATATTGTTCCGGCCATTCGAGGGAAGCGGGATGAGGAAAGACGCCTTGACGGACGATGCACTGGTCGACGCCGCCCGCGATGGCAGCGAGGACGCCTTCCGCGCCCTGGTGGAACGATACGAAGGCCGCGTGGCCACCGTCGTCATCCGCATGCTGGGAAACACCCCCGAAGCCGAGGACGCGGGGCAGGAGACTTTCATCCGGTTCTATCGCGGCTTGCGAGGATTCCGTGGTCAGGCGTCGGTCGGCACCTACCTGACCCGGATCGCCATCAACCTGGCACTCACCGAACTGAAAAAACGCCGGCGCCGTTCGATTTTCGTCCCCTTCAAACCGCCGGGCAGGGAACAGGACGCACCGGAGCTGGACTATGCCGATCCGGCGGCCAGCGCCGACTACGACGATACAGCCGACCGAATTCAAAAGGCGCTGAACAGACTGAAGCCCGAATTCCGTTCCGTGATCGTACTCCGGCTGATGGAAGGCTATTCGACGAAAGAAACCGCCGAGATCCTGGGTTTGCCCATCGGGACGGTACTGTCCCGACTGAGGAGGTCCCAGGAGAAACTGAAACGCATGCTCATTTCCTCTAACAGGGAGCTTGTCCATGAAACGGTCTGA